A part of Arachis hypogaea cultivar Tifrunner chromosome 12, arahy.Tifrunner.gnm2.J5K5, whole genome shotgun sequence genomic DNA contains:
- the LOC112727500 gene encoding pentatricopeptide repeat-containing protein At1g74600, chloroplastic: MSVHNVVSWTAIISGFVQDNDIFSALKLFKDMRQIGQEINSYTLTSVLSACAKPGMIDLAVQIHSLILKLGFYLYLNVGAALINMYAKMGEVELSELAFNEMENKKDQGTWAAILSSFAQNQKSRRVVELFRVMLREGVKPNEYCISSVLSIISCLTLVTQMHSYTLRSGFVTEASVGFSLFTIYSKCGNLEESYKVFLQVPVKDNVSWTSMIAGLAEHGYAEQALQLFRDMIYQKILPDHMVLIPTLSACSTLQSLQMGKEIHGYAFRLGIGKNSAFCGALVNMYSKCGSLNLARTVFDMLPEKDAFACSSMVAGYAQRGLIEKAFLLFREMLFADVSVDSSVISSILGAAAISYQSEIGTQLHAYVQKLGLQADVYIGSSLMTMYSKCGSILESKRRLMMLRSQM, translated from the coding sequence ATGTCAGTCCATAATGTGGTTTCTTGGACTGCAATAATTTCTGGGTTTGTGCAAGACAATGATATTTTTTCTGCATTAAAGCTTTTCAAAGATATGAGGCAAATAGGGCAGGAGATAAATAGCTATACCCTTACGAGTGTGCTTTCTGCATGTGCAAAACCTGGGATGATTGATCTGGCAGTCCAAATTCATTCCCTGATATTAAAATTAGGGTTCTATTTGTACCTTAATGTTGGGGCTGCTTTGATCAACATGTATGCAAAAATGGGAGAAGTTGAACTATCAGAATTAGCCTTCAATGAGATGGAAAATAAGAAGGATCAAGGCACCTGGGCAGCCATCCTGTCATCTTTTGCACAGAACCAAAAGTCTAGGAGGGTGGTTGAGTTATTCCGGGTAATGTTAAGAGAAGGAGTGAAACCTAATGAGTATTGTATTAGTAGTGTGTTAAGTATTATTAGCTGCTTAACTTTAGTGACACAGATGCATAGTTACACTTTAAGGTCTGGGTTCGTGACTGAAGCTTCGGTCGGCTTTTCCCTTTTCACAATATACTCAAAGTGTGGCAATTTGGAGGAGTCTTATAAGGTTTTTCTGCAAGTTCCGGTAAAAGACAATGtctcgtggacctccatgattgCTGGTTTGGCAGAGCATGGATATGCAGAGCAAGCTCTTCAGCTGTTTAGAGATATGATATATCAAAAAATTCTCCCCGATCATATGGTCTTAATACCAACTCTATCTGCTTGTTCCACGCTTCAGTCCTTGCAGATGGGTAAAGAAATTCATGGCTATGCTTTTCGTTTAGGAATAGGAAAAAACTCAGCCTTTTGCGGAGCATTGGTAAATATGTATTCAAAGTGTGGAAGCTTGAATTTGGCAAGGACAGTGTTTGATATGCTACCCGAAAAGGATGCATTTGCATGCTCTTCGATGGTTGCAGGATATGCCCAAAGGGGCCTAATTGAAAAGGCATTTTTGTTATTCCGTGAGATGCTCTTCGCTGATGTATCAGTGGACTCTTCCGTAATTTCATCCATTCTCGGAGCTGCTGCAATTTCGTATCAATCAGAAATCGGAACTCAATTGCATGCCTACGTCCAAAAATTGGGTTTACAAGCAGATGTTTATATTGGAAGTTCGCTAATGACAATGTATTCAAAATGTGGAAGTATTTTAGAATCCAAAAGGCGTTTGATGATGCTGAGAAGCCAGATGTAA